The Bacteroides fragilis NCTC 9343 genome includes the window TAAATGTTATCATACCCCATTGCTTTATATCTGTTAATCTGCTATTTACAATGTTTAAGATGTTATCTCTTTTCTTCTTTTTAGAAGAAGAAATGTGGTAACTTTGCTTTTGAAATAAAAAAACACATAACAATGAAAACAAAGATGATTGTATTAGTGGGGATGCTGTTTACACAAATAGTATTCACGTCTAATAATGTTTATGGAGAGGATGTAATGGCTATTATGAAAGATAGACATAAGGTACATTTGATTACTCATAAGGAGGCAAATCTGCAGAGAAGTACTCTACTTGTTGCTTGTGGTTATATTGAAGAGAGCCAACTATTTTTAAATTTTAATTCCTCCTTAGAAAATAGAAAGATACAGGTTGTTGATTCCGAAACAGGGCAGACTGTTTTTGATGATACTATAACAGGTACTTCTTTCTCTATCTTTTTGGAAAGGGATTCTGATAGTTTTGACATTTATATTGGAAGGTAAAATTGATTTTAATTAGAAACTCAAAATAATACGAGATGAAAGAAATATTTAAATTAATATTGTTATTAGTTATACTTAGTGGATGTATTGAGAATGACGAAGAAATCATTTTGAATAATAGCGATTTAGAGGATGTATCTGAGTATAAAAGAGCCGAAGACTTGATATGTCAATTCAGTGAGAGAATAGATAAGGAGAAAGGTGGTACGAGAAGTAGTACTTCACAAATTATATTATCTTTAGCCGGTAAGAAATCTGTTGTTATACCGAAAATAGCTACAAGAACTGGTGAGATAAGTACGGATAGTGTGAATATGTTCATATTTGATACAGAAAAGGATGGACGATTTGGATTTGCAATAGCCACCGGAAAAGCTGAAGTAGGAAGAGTTTATGCTTATGTGGAAAATGGAATCTTGTCAGATACTATAGAAAATGAAGGTATGGCTTATCTCGTTAGTCAGATTCCGGATATTATAAAACAGGATCAGTTGAATCCGAATTTAACAAGAAGCGGTGAACAAAGAACGACACATGTTTCTATACCATTGGTAAAGACTGAATGGAATCAACATTATCCTTATAATGCACAAATGCCGACAAACGGAAAGTGCTCTATAAGTTATTATTATGCGGGTTGTATTCCTATTGCAGTTGCTCAGGCGATTACTTATTATAGAAAATGCCCGGTTGCTTATGATTGGGATGCATTTACTGTAAATACTGGGATATACGATACTAATCTAATAGCTCCTGTATCTCAATTTGTAAAAAAGGTGGCGGATGGTATTAAGGTCGGTTATAAATGTGATGGAACAGGAGCAAAAAATTTAGGTTCAACCAATGACTTCTTGAAAGGATGGGGATATAACGTTGAAAGGCATAAAACGAATGACGTTGATAAGAATTTATTGTATAAGTGTCTTATAACTAAGAATGTTGTTATCTTTGGGGGAAAGAAGAAAAAGAGTACAGGACATGTTTGGCTAGTTGATGGTGGAGTTTTTGAATATTCTGGAAATATGATGATTGGCTGCACGAATATACAGGTAAAGGCAATTCATTGTAATTTTGGATGGAATAGAGCTAATAATGGCTGGTATGCTATTAAGGATGGGGCTTATAATAGACCCGCTAATAGCGCTTCTCAAGATGGCAATAATCCAACTAATGATAAAAATTCACCGAATGGTAATTTTTATACTGAAAATGATTACATCTATTTTCATGAAGCGATGGGAACTGAAATTTTGTGGTAAAATATAAACTTATAATTATGAAAAAGGTATTCTTTTTGTATTGCATTTCTTTATTATGTATTTATGGATGCAATGATGATTCTGATAAATATTCTTCTAATTTTCTGAAGAGTAGGGAAGTGACTCTGAATGCGGAAGGAGGAGATATTACTGTAGAAGGAAGAGAGAAGTTTATACTTGTACAGACAGAAGAGATTCTAAATCAGGATACTATTTTCAGTATAGGCGAGATTAATGGCGTTGAATATCAGGGAGGATGGTATCAATTAGAGGTTAATGGAAAAGAAATGACTCTCAACTGTGACAGAAATTTAACGGGAAATAAGCGGAAAGTTGTTTTGCATTTCCAAGGGACCGGTAATTCATTTGATGTTTTTTCTCTGACACAATTAGAATAATAAGATTTCGCCTTTTAAGGATAGCCGTTTCTCAAACTGGCAGTTCTCTGTTTATATTCCTTTGTCGAAATCTGCGTTTGGAAAATAACCTAAACAATGGGCTGTCTTGTCTTCTTCTTATCCGTTTCTTTGGTCTGCGAAGCCAGTTCGTAACACGGTTTTATGCAGTCCGTGCCCAATCGGTCCCAAAGGAGAAGAATTAATTTCTGACAGGCTCTATATTTAACTATAAAGATGGGATGGAATGATTGCCATGCATGATTCCTATCCCATCTTTTATTTGAGGGAGAATTACTGCTTTCTCATAGCTAGTGCCTTATTCTCTGCAGCTTCCATAATTTCACGTTCTCCAGGACCCTTGTCGTTGATTCCGCAAAGGTGGAGTATACCGTGAATAATTGTCCGGTGGAGTTCTTCTTCATAAGGAGTGTTGAACTGTTCCGAGTTAGTCTTCACTGTTTCCAGGCTAATGAATAAATCACCTGAAAGACGATTGCCCTCGCAATAGTCAAAAGTGATGATATCTGTATAGTAATCGTGTTGAAGATATTGGCGGTTCACTTCCAATATTTTTTCGTCCGAACAGAAAATATAGGCGATTTCACCGATTCTTTTTTCATAAGTGGCGGCTACGGCTTTGATCCATTCGGTAGTCTCACGTTTTTTGATATCGGGCATTTTGATACCCTCTGTCTGATAAGTTATAGCCATATTATTTGATTTTTAATAATGATCGGAATACGCAGTTTTCGGGAGAGTTACCATGCTTCCGATGTACTTTAAAAAAAGTATTTCTTTTTTTAAAAGACAAAGATAAGAATTTTAATTGAGGATAAGCGCAAATTGCAGTAATAAGGCTGATGAATAGCGGTTTAAACTATACTGTTCCGTTACTTCCTTGGGTTGGTAGTGGTTAGGATCGTTTTCAAAGAACTGATTTCTATGATTTTCAGACACTATTTGTTTGCCAATATAACCGAAGCTCCGAAAAGCAGAAGTGATATAGAGGAAAATCGTGAAATGTCAAATTAGACAGGTTGTCCGGTCAGAGTATTATTGCACAAGAAGAATACTATCTTTTGAGACCGTAACTATTTTGTTTTTTATATATTTGCAAATGACAATTATCCAGGTCGGATATTACTATTACATACAATACTATGACAGAGTTCAGATACAGTATTTGCGAACCACTTAATCCGAAAGTGATAGAAAAAGGAATGATAGCCCCTGACTCCGTTATCGGGTTGTTCAATGATTTTCAGTGGGACTATTATTTAAAGCAGATAGAAGTCGCTGAAACGAGGAAAATGGACATTTATTTTTCTCCCTCGCTGGAAGTGGAGAATAAAGCGAATAAAAACGGGCTTACGATCTCTGCTGTCGGCGATCCGGAAGATCCTGAGTTTTATATTTTTTACAAACGTCCCATAAGCGTGGTGAAGAAGCAGTTTTTTCGTAAACCGCAAACGGTCGTGGAGGATTATGTCAGTGAGATCACTGGTCAAACGAAAGAGGATGTTATTGAATGTCTGAATGCCCTTATCAAAAACGATCAGGAATTCCTAAGGAGAAAAATTGCATAAAGAGTAGTACCCCGAGGATAAATGAGATAGAAAGCCTTTTAGATAAGCAAAATACGGAAGCTAAGAGCAACTTTTGGAAGATTGTTACTTAACAGTACTGATCAAGTCGTTTTTGTAGCACCCGAAGATAAAATATAAATCGTTTAAAAAGAATAACCGAATCAATGAAAATAGTAATAAAGGAAAAAGTAATACCGTATATTTTGATTTCCCTGTTCAGTTCCATCGGACTTTCAGCGTACGGTTACAAGGCAGAGGGACAAGGCGGTAGCAAAGCGGTCGTTTGGTCGATATCCAAAATTGATACGATGCAAAAGAATGTACAACGTAACGATGAGCGGAATCCTAATATACAAAACATCGAATATCTCAAAAAAATATTTCGGCAAAAAGCTGTCGATGAAATATCCGAAAATATAGTTTATCCGTTGAAGAGAACATCCCCTATACCGAGTGTTGAGAATGCAGAGGAATTGAAAGAAAGATTCGATTCAATCTTCGATGAAGACTTAATCCGTATTATTACGAGTTCGGATATTGATCAATGGTCGGAAATGGGATGGAGAGGAATAATGCTGGACGATGGCATACTTTGGATGGATTACGACGGAAAAATTACAGCTGTGAATTATCAAAGCAAATACGAGAAAAAGCTTGCCAAGAAGCTTACCTCCAAAGTAAAAGGTGACCTATCCTCGGATTTGCGACATAACTTCAAAGGGGAAGTATATAAATTTAAGACAAAAAATTATTTTATAAGGATAGATGAACTGAAAAACGGCATGTACCGGTATGCCTGTTGGAAAAAAGAGAACCCAGAATCGACCAAGCCGGATTTAGTCTTGGAAAATGGAAAAATAGAATTTAGTGGAAGTGGAGGAAATCACGTGATTACATTTAAAAATAATATCTATGAATACAAGGTGTTCCATAATAAAATAGCCGCGTCGGGGATCGCGGACATCACTCTTGTTGTAGAGAAAAATGGCAAAGAAATACTCTCGGAAGATGGGAAATTGGAAGGTGACACCACCCAAACTGATTAGCGGTACGAAGATCTTATGTTTAGTTCTAAGCTCACATATAATTTGAATCACACCATTTCCAAATCATTGGTCTGATGGTGAAAACTTACGAGGTATGCAAAGTACGGAATATTAATGCTGTCTGACTTTTGTCAAATCGCTATCGACAACTTGTTATTTTTCAATTACTGTTTATCAATCAGATAAATACTGGAAAGTATATGGGATATCAACATCCTTTGTACGCAAGGGAAGAGCTACCAGGCTCGAAGGCAATTTCGGTACGCAAAAACAGCATTACTCGCTATCAAAAATCAAGGCACGGAACAGGAAAATAGAAATCCTGTGGATTTTCTTTGGAATACATACGGCAAACGCCATATTAATGATTGACAAAATCAAAAACAGGCAGAGGGAAACCGCATAGTATGATTATAAAGAATCTATTAGAAGAAGTTGTCAGGCTTCTTCCGGAACATCATGCCCAAACGGATAAGATTTTAGGTCAGAGAGAGAAACTATAATAAAAATGGCATATGAGATGATATTAGCAAGTCATCTTCATATGCCATCTTACTTTTAAAGACATTTACTGAATATCTTGTAGTATGGGTGTTTGTGCAGGCTCAGAAAGCCCGTTCTTTAAGGTGTCAGGCTTACTGGCTTCTGACTTCATCTGGCAAACTCGCTAGAGATTGTGAACACATCGGACAGAAACACCGGACTTCCTGTTACCGTTAGCGTCTACGAAGACGTCATTTTTAAGGATGTAAAGACCATAGGCTGAATTACCGTTGAGGTCACTACTCCAGTAGTAGCTGCCTGTACCATTGGTATAAGCGGTAGCAGTAGTACCACTGCCTTTGTCGCCATCTCGATAGCCTGCAGCAGGCAAAAATAGACCGGTCGAGCTATTCATAAACCACATACCTTGGATACCGTTATACTTTACCAATTGCTTGTTGCTACAGCGGGAGAGACTTATGAATTCACTTCTTGTTGGAGTACGCCAACCACTACCGTATATACTTTCGTCAAGACGTGTACAAGGATCAACAGCACCATAGCCTGTATACCCAGATGATACATATACATTCTTCCATATATAATAATAACCGTAATCGGTAGTAGAAGAAGCCCATGTCAGATTATAGTTGCTTTGGGAATTGAGATTACCTTCAGCCCATCGGAGTTTTGATAAGATGGTTTTGTCATTTTCTGTACACCCATTTTGCGTAAGATTAATGTTACTTGCGGGTACATTAATTCCAGGACCCTTTTTAAACTGTATTTTTAGTGTATAGCTTTTCCCTTCCTTCAACTGTACACTTTGGGTGGACGTGATTTCGGTGTTGTTGTTCACAGTCCGTCCGCCTACCGTCAGTGTATTGAAATGCACTGTAATCGTTCTGGCCCCTGCAAATGGAACCATGCGTATGGTTGTATTCAGGGTCGTGTTCGGACTGAATGCCGCCGTATTATTCGTGTTGGCGGCTACCACATTGGTCGAAGGACCGATCTTCCATGATGTGGAATTTCCACCTTGCTTTACGTATACACCCGTGCAATTGGTGATCGTATTGCTTGGAAATCCGGTGGGACTGATGGTAATTGTCAGTTTACATAGCTTCTGGCTGAAACTCACCGGAAGATTGTGGCTGAGGCTGTTTACATTCGTTATATCTCCGGAATCGAAGGTCATGAAGTCCTTGCTCATGTCAGGGATAGACACTGTACTGCTGTTGTAGGCATACGTGGAAGGCATATCTCCCAAGTCGGCAGTGGTATTAAATGAGTAGCCCACCACACGTATCGTTCCCGAGCGTGTCAGCAGTTTCCCTCGTTCGAGTACAGGAGTGCCCGTACCATTGGAGGCGTAATCGGCAACCGACTGGAAGACATAGTTATTTCCGGACTTCCGGAAAACAATCAGCCGGAAATAGACTCCCGCAGGCACTGTTGCACGGGTACTTACACGGGGTAGGGTATCTTCCGTCAGTTCCATCGAGGCTATCCGTGGACCTTCATAGTCCGGTTGCTCTCCTGTGCGTGTAGGTGAGAAAGCTTTTACTCCCACCCATTCGGCGATCAGGGGAGAGTGGCTACGGGTCGAAGCGTCGTTAAAAGAGGAAGAATGATAGTCGTTGTCACCCGTCAGACTGATATGGATAGGAATTAACTCGTCGGCAGTATCCCCGCTGTCAGCAGACAGGGGAGTCATTCTGTCATCTTCCGCACATCCTGTTATCGAAAGGCAAAAACACAGCCATAAGGCTTTACCGAGACACTCTCGCATAATAAAAGTTCTATTCATATACCATGATATTAAAGTGAATAATCGTATCAAAGACGCATTGCGGACCTATACATCTTCGTATGAGTCCGGAAAGACTGTTTGATACAACTTTTATTATGCGTAAGTTTGTGTATTACAATCAGATATAACGGTCTTGAATACACAATGGTGTTTCAAAAAACGTACGTCTTTTGAAACACAATCTTTAGTTCTCGCACAGAATATACGTAAAAGAGATAAATGACTGACTGTTACAATGATGCAGAAATGTTTGCACAGACAAAAAAAGCGTCTTATCTTTGTTGCATCAGACGTACGTCTTTTGAAACAAGATTTTATAATGTAAGATGTTTATTATCAGAATAATCTGTCTTCCTTTAGTAGATTTTTTAGGTATACTTTTTCTGGACTCTAGTTGTCAGAGTCTTTGGAGAAGTTAACATCAGAATTTTTGGTGTATGCAGAACATGGTAAAGTTTGTGAAGTCAACTGTCATAATAGCTCTTTGACGGAATATCTCTAAGTGAATAACTACTTTAGACACTCCGGTACTTTCAACCATCCCAATGCTGCCGAACTGTCGTTACGGATTTCTGCCGGAGATAGCCCTTGGATACCTAATTCTTGTTGATGTTCTTTTTAAAAGAAAAATAAGTAACTGATTAAAATGGCTGCAATAATTCCGGCAAAGTCGGCAATCAGTCCGCACGTGACCGCATTACGTGTTTTCGTGATGCCTACGCTTCCAAAATATACTGCTAAAATATAGAAGGTGGTGTCCGATGCACCGCGAACGACACAACTGACACGTCCGACAAATGAATCGGGTCCAAACTGTTTCATGGTGTCGATCATCAGGCCATTGGCACCGCTGCCGCTCAGTGACTTCATTAAGGCCGTTGGCAGTGCTCCCACAAAGCCGGTGTCCAGTCCGCAAAATTCTACGATTGCCCCAATGCCGCCGACCAGTATATCCATGGCACCCGAGGTGCGGAAAACAGCGATTCCAACGAGAAAAGCCACCAGATAGGGGATGATCCGGACCGCAGTGGTGAATCCCTCTTTGGCTCCTTCGACAAAGGAGTCGTACACATTGATTTTTTTCCGGATACCTGCTATAATGAACAGTAAAATGACCGAGAATAAGATTACATTAGCAATCAGAGTGGAATAAACTCCCATCTCTTCACGGGAAAGTGTAGTTGTCAGATAGATAATTCCGCCGAAGAAAAGGCTAAGGCAACCCATTAGTGTCAATATAGCTTTGTTTATCAGGTTGATGCGTTGGGAGATGCTGACGGCAATGACTCCTACGAGTGTAGAGATGAAGGTGCTTAGCAGGATAGGGATGAAGATGTCTGTAGGTTGGGCCGCTCCCATTTGAGCCCGGTAGACCATGATGCTGATCGGGATAATGATCAGTCCCGAAGTGTTAATCACCAGGAACATAATCATCGGGTTGCTGGCTGTGTCTTTTTTCGGATTCAATTCTTGCAGCTCTTTCATAGCTTTCAGTCCCATGGGAGTGGCAGCATTGTCAAGCCCCAGCATATTGGCGGACATATTCATGAAAATAGATCCCATGACCGGATGTCCTTTCGGAATGTCCGGAAACAAGCGGCAGAAGACCGGACTCAGCCAGCGTGAAAGGGCATTAATCAGGCCGCTGTTCTCGCCAATCTTCATTACACCGAGCCAAAGCGACAACACACCTGTCAGGCCGAGAGAGATTTCGAATGCCGTTTTAGATGAATCGAAGGTGGAGTTGATGATCTCTGTGAATATTTGGGTATCGCCGAAGAACAAAAGTTTGCAGACGGCAACTACGAAAGCAATCACGAAGAATGCGATCCAGATGTAATTTAAAACCATAAATATGCCCGTTAATTTTCCTACAAAATTAAGAATATGTTTCCACTCATTGCGGCTTTTTTGACTATTTTTGTCCGTATATAACTTTGTAGACTCAAATATCCCGATGAAAGCGATAGAAATTCAAAAAGAACTGGAGACTTATATTGATCCGGTAAAAAGGGAATATCTTCCCGGATTCTTTAAAACCGGCAAGGGGCAATATGGTGAAGGCGACCGGTTTCTTGGAATAGTGGTTCCTGCAACCCGGCTTGTAGCGAAGAAGTATAAGAACGCGCCTTTTGAGGTGATGGCGGAGCTTTTACAATCCGAATGGCATGAATGTCGCTTATGTGCATTACTGATGATGGTGGAGCGGTTTAAGAAAAGTGGTGGAGAGGAGCGGGAAGCGATCTACCGTTTTTATCTGTCGCAGACGGAGCGCATAAATAATTGGGACCTTGTGGACCTGTCGGCACCATATATTGTGGGTGAATACCTAAAGGATAAGTCGCGTGATGATCTTTATCGGCTGGCGGAAAGTACTCTGCTGTGGGATCAGCGTATTGCTGTCGTATCTACGGTTACCTTCATCCGGAATAACGATTTCATCGATATTCTCCGTCTTTCGGAATTGTTGCTGCAACACAAACATGACTTGATGCGGAAGGCTATAGGCTGGATGCTGCGTGAAATGGGAAAGCGGGACAAGACCCTGCTGTTGCAGTTTCTGGATAAATATAGCAAAGTGATGCCCCGCACTATGCTGCGTTATTCCATAGAGAAGCTCACGGACGAGGAGCGGAAGTTGTATATGGAGCGATGATCCGCATTGAACGGAGGAGAAATGGGCTTTCAGAACCGGAAGTGAGGTCGGTGTGTAATGAAAATGTCCGACAGAAGAACCATTGGCTTGAACTGCTTCCGAGAGAGAACCGTTGGAAAACTTTGTACGGGATATAAGTTCCGGTGCAGCGAAAGAGATCAGCTGTCCGGAGTCAGACAATAAAGAACGGCAGATTTGTCGGAGGAACCTTTGGGCTTGTCTTAGCCTAAACAAAGCTTAAACGTACTTCGTAAAGGAAAAACTCTGTGAAACTCTGCCTTACTATGTAGCGAAATCTATATCTTTGCTACCTATTTATAAAAAAGGAATGGAAGAAGATTTTAATATACGTGATCATCAGCTGACCAGCAGAGAGCGGGATTTTGAAAATGCCCTCCGGCCATTGAGTTTCGAAGACTTCAATGGACAGGATAAAGTGGTAGATAATCTCCGTATTTTTGTCAAGGCAGCTCGTTTGAGAGCAGAAGCACTGGACCATGTATTGCTTCACGGCCCCCCCGGATTGGGTAAAACCACTTTATCGAACATTATAGCCAACGAACTGGGAGTAGGATTTAAGGTAACTTCCGGACCGGTACTCGACAAACCGGGTGATTTGGCCGGCGTCTTAACCAGTCTCGAACCTAACGACGTGCTGTTTATCGATGAGATTCACCGCCTTTCACCGGTAGTGGAGGAATATCTGTATTCGGCCATGGAGGATTACCGGATCGATATTATGATCGACAAGGGCCCCTCGGCGCGTAGTATCCAGATCGATCTGAACCCGTTTACATTGGTGGGAGCCACTACCCGGAGCGGATTACTGACGGCACCTCTGCGTGCCCGGTTCGGTATTAACTTGCATCTGGAATATTACGATGACGATATTCTGAGCAACATTATCAGCCGTTCGGCCGGCATACTCGATGTGCCCTGTTCGTCTCAGGCTGCGGGTGAGATTGCTTCGCGCAGCCGCGGGACACCTCGTATAGCCAATGCGCTGCTGCGCAGGGTGCGTGATTTTGCACAAGTGAAAGGGTCCGGTTCTATCGATACGGAGATAGCCAACTATGCGCTTGAGGCGCTAAATATCGATAAATACGGACTGGACGAGATAGACAACAAGATTCTCTGTACTATTATTGATAAATTTAAGGGTGGTCCCGTGGGGCTTACGACTATTGCCACTGCACTGGGCGAAGATGCCGGAACGATTGAGGAGGTCTACGAACCGTTCCTGATCAAAGAGGGATTCCTGAAGCGTACTCCCCGCGGACGTGAGGTGACGGAACTCGCCTATAAGCATTTGGGGCGCAGTCTCTACAATAGTCAGAAAACACTGTTTAATGATTAGTGGAAACACTATTAATCACAAAAATAACATGGCCGGATTAAAATCCCTGGTAAAAGATACAGCCTTGTATG containing:
- a CDS encoding DNA alkylation repair protein, with protein sequence MKAIEIQKELETYIDPVKREYLPGFFKTGKGQYGEGDRFLGIVVPATRLVAKKYKNAPFEVMAELLQSEWHECRLCALLMMVERFKKSGGEEREAIYRFYLSQTERINNWDLVDLSAPYIVGEYLKDKSRDDLYRLAESTLLWDQRIAVVSTVTFIRNNDFIDILRLSELLLQHKHDLMRKAIGWMLREMGKRDKTLLLQFLDKYSKVMPRTMLRYSIEKLTDEERKLYMER
- a CDS encoding C10 family peptidase; its protein translation is MKEIFKLILLLVILSGCIENDEEIILNNSDLEDVSEYKRAEDLICQFSERIDKEKGGTRSSTSQIILSLAGKKSVVIPKIATRTGEISTDSVNMFIFDTEKDGRFGFAIATGKAEVGRVYAYVENGILSDTIENEGMAYLVSQIPDIIKQDQLNPNLTRSGEQRTTHVSIPLVKTEWNQHYPYNAQMPTNGKCSISYYYAGCIPIAVAQAITYYRKCPVAYDWDAFTVNTGIYDTNLIAPVSQFVKKVADGIKVGYKCDGTGAKNLGSTNDFLKGWGYNVERHKTNDVDKNLLYKCLITKNVVIFGGKKKKSTGHVWLVDGGVFEYSGNMMIGCTNIQVKAIHCNFGWNRANNGWYAIKDGAYNRPANSASQDGNNPTNDKNSPNGNFYTENDYIYFHEAMGTEILW
- a CDS encoding nucleoside recognition domain-containing protein — protein: MVLNYIWIAFFVIAFVVAVCKLLFFGDTQIFTEIINSTFDSSKTAFEISLGLTGVLSLWLGVMKIGENSGLINALSRWLSPVFCRLFPDIPKGHPVMGSIFMNMSANMLGLDNAATPMGLKAMKELQELNPKKDTASNPMIMFLVINTSGLIIIPISIMVYRAQMGAAQPTDIFIPILLSTFISTLVGVIAVSISQRINLINKAILTLMGCLSLFFGGIIYLTTTLSREEMGVYSTLIANVILFSVILLFIIAGIRKKINVYDSFVEGAKEGFTTAVRIIPYLVAFLVGIAVFRTSGAMDILVGGIGAIVEFCGLDTGFVGALPTALMKSLSGSGANGLMIDTMKQFGPDSFVGRVSCVVRGASDTTFYILAVYFGSVGITKTRNAVTCGLIADFAGIIAAILISYLFFF
- a CDS encoding fimbrillin family protein, with amino-acid sequence MNRTFIMRECLGKALWLCFCLSITGCAEDDRMTPLSADSGDTADELIPIHISLTGDNDYHSSSFNDASTRSHSPLIAEWVGVKAFSPTRTGEQPDYEGPRIASMELTEDTLPRVSTRATVPAGVYFRLIVFRKSGNNYVFQSVADYASNGTGTPVLERGKLLTRSGTIRVVGYSFNTTADLGDMPSTYAYNSSTVSIPDMSKDFMTFDSGDITNVNSLSHNLPVSFSQKLCKLTITISPTGFPSNTITNCTGVYVKQGGNSTSWKIGPSTNVVAANTNNTAAFSPNTTLNTTIRMVPFAGARTITVHFNTLTVGGRTVNNNTEITSTQSVQLKEGKSYTLKIQFKKGPGINVPASNINLTQNGCTENDKTILSKLRWAEGNLNSQSNYNLTWASSTTDYGYYYIWKNVYVSSGYTGYGAVDPCTRLDESIYGSGWRTPTRSEFISLSRCSNKQLVKYNGIQGMWFMNSSTGLFLPAAGYRDGDKGSGTTATAYTNGTGSYYWSSDLNGNSAYGLYILKNDVFVDANGNRKSGVSVRCVHNL
- the ybeY gene encoding rRNA maturation RNase YbeY, which gives rise to MAITYQTEGIKMPDIKKRETTEWIKAVAATYEKRIGEIAYIFCSDEKILEVNRQYLQHDYYTDIITFDYCEGNRLSGDLFISLETVKTNSEQFNTPYEEELHRTIIHGILHLCGINDKGPGEREIMEAAENKALAMRKQ
- the ruvB gene encoding Holliday junction branch migration DNA helicase RuvB; amino-acid sequence: MEEDFNIRDHQLTSRERDFENALRPLSFEDFNGQDKVVDNLRIFVKAARLRAEALDHVLLHGPPGLGKTTLSNIIANELGVGFKVTSGPVLDKPGDLAGVLTSLEPNDVLFIDEIHRLSPVVEEYLYSAMEDYRIDIMIDKGPSARSIQIDLNPFTLVGATTRSGLLTAPLRARFGINLHLEYYDDDILSNIISRSAGILDVPCSSQAAGEIASRSRGTPRIANALLRRVRDFAQVKGSGSIDTEIANYALEALNIDKYGLDEIDNKILCTIIDKFKGGPVGLTTIATALGEDAGTIEEVYEPFLIKEGFLKRTPRGREVTELAYKHLGRSLYNSQKTLFND